The following is a genomic window from Meriones unguiculatus strain TT.TT164.6M chromosome 7, Bangor_MerUng_6.1, whole genome shotgun sequence.
CTTGTAGTGTATAGCTGAACAGATAGGCAGGTCTAGCTAATCTTGGTAGGAGCAGCCTAGGCTAGGGAGCAGTCTTCAGGCTGCACACATCTGGGGTGTGGGGGAACCCTATGGTGAACATTTTCTGCACACAGTATCAACATCTGCACACGGACCAGAAGAAGGCTTCGCTGTCCCTTTGAGCCTTGCTCTGGTCCAGAGGTGTTAAAAGGAAGGGAAGGCTTTGCCACTTTCCCATAGATCTGTGGCTAGTCCCTGACATCACTGTGCCCATGTTAACAGCCCACATTCACTCATAACTGCGCTCCCTCAGGGTTCCCTTTGCTCCCCACAAAGTGAAGCCATGTCTCTCCCTCTAGGAGAGAGCAAAAGATATATGTATTTGACTTATTCTTCATCTTCCCATTGTTTTCTGCCAAAGTTCCTTCTTAGAAAAACTTACAGAACTCAGGAAACATGGGAACTCTGATGAGATGGTAAGAGGCCAGTCTGTCAGGACAGAGAGCAAGGTGATGGATGCTTGTGTGAGGGTTTGGAAGGTGGTTAAGATATGTCTGGCACACTGACTTAAGTGGTCTTAAAAGCCACAATGAGCATATTTTGACTTGTTAGTGTTGGAAGCTGACAGCGAGGAAGACAGCGCTAACTACCGTTAACATTTCCTTAGTTTCTCCAAGAGCTCAGGGAATTGAAGTTTGGCTTAGTGAGTTACTGTGGTAAGATGAGTCAAAGTCTTTGATTTTCCTCCTTGCTTCCCTCATTTTCCAACCACTGGGGATATGGCAAGACATTCAAGAGGAATGGCTGCTGGAGTCTGAGCCTAGGAGTCAAGTCCCTTATATGCCCAGTGAGTCATGGCATGATGGGGTGGAACTGATGCCTTCCACAGATCACGAAGGCTTGAATAGGCATGTTAGCAGCGTCCACCAAGAACCCAGAGCTTTAGGGATCTCCTGGAATCCTCTGGATGGAGGGTCACTTAGAATCACATTTGATTTAATAGGCAGAAAAAAGATAATGGacaatttaaaaaacacatttctttattttatacgTAAATGTGTGTGTTCCTGAGTGTGTGCACCGCATGCATGCAGGAGCCTGCAGAGATCAGAAAAGGTACTGGGTCTCTTAGAACTGGAGTTTccagtggttgtgagctaccacgtgggtcctgggatctgaacctaggtccttgTAGGAATatgcagtgctcttaaccactgagccatccctctagcctctaatgaacactttaaaaatcatctttGAGTCTTATAATAAAGTAAACTTGTGGCATACTGACAGAATGATAGAAGTTTTGCAGTAGTGACTTGTTCACCCACACCTAAATCTCAGTGGCATTTGCCTGAGTTGGAGGGGGAGAGCAATGTTATCACACTCCCTGCTTGTTGGCCACATTGGTAAAGGAAGCGAGAGACAGGTCTTTAATGTCGATGTCAGGTTGTGCCCACTGCACAGGCTGTGCCTATCACTGTGTAAACTGTGATGTTTCAGTGTGTGCCTTGCTCTGGTAAGCTCCTTTGACAAGCAGCTTTGACTCAGTTTTAGCTCAGAAGATGACTATGCACCAGAATGGGGATGTAAAATTGCACCATTCATATGACTTATTCCTGGGAGCAGAAAGGGTGCCACCATAAATCTATCCGTATGAATTGGGACTGTAGAGAAACATGGGCATATTTAAAATAATAGCAAAACTAGGGTCAAGAACCTataagaagccaggtgtggtggtgcatgcttttaatcccagcactcagggaggcagagtcaggcctCTGTGActacaaggccagcctgatgcacaaagtgagtcctggacagccaaggttacacagagaaaccctgtcttgaaaaaacaaaaaaacaaaaacaaaaacaaaaacaaaacaaaacaaagcaaaacaaaccccaTGTAAGTGCAAAGAAAGTGTGCTATACTCTCACCTGGACTCCTGGAGCTAATATTGCCATAGCAGTGACCCCCACTCATCTGTCATCTGGTCACCTGGTGTATGGAACAAGGGACTGACAGGCAGAAAACTGACTGTCCTTGGGGCCTGCATGGCCTATTCAAATTGCCATCTGCTCATTCTCCTGGCTCTTCTGAACCCGTTGTTCATCTATATTACCATTTGCTTGTCTGTCCTTGTCCTTTCTTTTGTCTTCTGAACCTGGACTAAAGCTCATTTCTGAGCCTTCAGCCTAGAGCAGCAGCTGCATTGCTCCAGAGAGCTCCAGTTGGTCGGTGATCTCAGGCCCTCTATGGCCCACCTGACTTCCTTTCATTCACATCTTCTGCTTCCTTGCATTTTCAACCATTTGCAGTTATTCTGTctccctgtctttgtctctgtctttcactGTGATATATACTATGTGATTTGAGAGCAAAAAGTTAAAACATTGATAAGGGAACCTGTGTTTACTTAAAGGAAAATGAGAATATTTCCAGCCACCACGCCTGGTGAATTCATTGTGACTCAACACAGCCTGACACTGTGGAAAGACACAAACGTGTTTGCCTGTGTCTCTGAGGCTGCACGCTCACAGCACTTAACATGCCTAAGAGAGGCCACTCCCAAGATCCTACAGAAAGCATCTGTTCCGGGCTTAGTTAAGAGCTGCATGCATGCCATCGTTTCTTCAGTGGCTACTAAACATTTGTGTCAGGTGCTGAGCCAGCTGTGGACACGTGTGCTCGTTTTCTTACGAAGCTCAGAATtactgaaaagacaaaaacaaggagGCTCATTAGCAAAGCTTACTTCTTTCTAAGCTGCTATACCCTTGTCTGCCTGCCTCTCAGTGGAGGGATGTGCCATTGCTTGGGAAGCTTGAGCTAAACTAGCCTGGGGGCTGCTCCCTAATTTAGGGAGAAAAGACAAGGTGTGCAGCACCCCAGATTTGTCACAGGATGGCTTCCCAGGGTCCTATCACCTCTGGGTAAATTTTTTCTTAGTCAGCAGGTGAGTTTTGCAAACCCCCCTCCTCTCTTGCTTTCGTATCTCTCTTTTAGACAGATGATATATTGCCTTTGGGGACTACAAACGCTACTTCAGGCTTGACCTCCAGCTACAGTTGTATCTTCTTCTATTTAGGCCACAATAAAAATGTCAACTATTTCAAATACTGTGTTGAGCCACACTCTGCTGGGTGTAAGGCTGATTAAAGGAACTCCCATCAACCTGTGAATGAAACTCACCCTTCTTAAAAGGTGTATTAGCATTTTAATAGCAGCCCTTTAGCACAAATTAATTTCTAATTGGCAGAATGTGTAAATTAGTGTTtgtgggaagagaaggagaggaatcATTGCCTAATTTTCTGTGTTtgagagctgatgctctggagtgTTGGCAGCTCACGTTTTCGTCTCCTCAGCAAGGGCTGGTTGCCCTGGCTCCCCGAAGTGGTCACGTTTGGGTTAAGTTCTGTGAACAGTTTCAAGCATCTCCCTGAGTCAGTCTGTACCCTCTGCATGATGGCTTCtaactgtctgtcactccaggCCCTGGAGGTCTGACACTCTCTCCTGCCTTCCACAGACAGTTGCACGTGTGTGGTGCACACACGTAAGTGCAGGCAGACATGCTTACACATAAAATGCAAATGAACAAATCTTAAGAAAAGGTTAAGAATCAAGTGTGGACTGCTTCAACCTTGGAGGACAATAGTTTCAGAAAGAGATTACTGAGTGGTGATGATGTTGAAACAAACTCTCTGAGAGTTCAACTGGGAATGTAACATGGTATAAATTGTAAATGGTTCCTAAAAAGATTAAACACTGAATCACTGCTGGAGCTAGTAATTCCTCTCTTATGGTATGTACCTGCAATAAACGGAAAGAAGAATGCAGATAATCGCACACAAATGTTTGTAAGTAGCATTAGTTATAATAGTCAAAAGATgagaatagatttttaaaatatgcatctATGCACAATGAAATATAATTCAGACGTAGAAGAGAAGGAAGTTGTGAAAGActttactatgtagctgagcGCTGGAAGCATTATGCTAAGTGGAATGAGCCCAATACAAAAGGGCAGACATGAGTTCCTCACGTGTGCTGTCCATCCGCTGTAGGAGAGCTCAGAGAACAGTAAGCTGTTCTGGGCCTGgggtaggaggagggagagaagttACTTAGGGAACACAGAATTGCCTTTGGGGAAACAGAAAGTTTTTGGCAACAGATAGTGGTAATGGTTTTATAACACTGTAAATGAAATGCCGGCTATTTACAAAGTAAATAGTGAAAATGCCAGGTTTATGCTGTAGGCCTTTTCACTACAAATAAAGacgaatttaaaaagaaagaaaggaaagactcAAACCACACTTCCACCGGGGCCAGTTGCTTCTTTCCTTGGGCTTGCtttattactgttttttaattaaaattttaagttacattttactgtgtgtgtgcatgcctctgtgtgtgtgtgatgggtcccaggaatcaaacttaGATTCTCAGGCTTgccagcaagtgcctttaccactGGGTTACCTTGCCAGCCTATTGGCACTGTTtcaatttttacatatttaattaGAACAGACTAGAAGGTGCTTAACTATAGGGTATATAGAATACAAAGTCAGAGGATATAACTCTATTGGTATAATTGACAGAGTCCacgatttatttttaaacatataaattgtattatttctgtgtatgagtatgtgtttctgtgtgcatgtgggtgcccACAAAGGCAGAGGAAGATGCTAAATTCCCAGGAATTTGGAATTATAGGCAGATatgagtgttgggaactgaattcCGATTGAAGAGCagcaaggtttttgttgttgttgttgttttctgaaacagggtttctctgcgtagtccTGGTtgtctggactctctttgtaggccaggctggcctcgaactcacagagattcacctgtctctgcctcctgagtgctgtgattaaaggtgtgcatcaccgtGCCTGGCTGTAAGgattcttaaccattgagccatctttcctgcccAAAGGATCCAGAATTTAAATTCCAGTTTCCGCGTTTAGGGTTTGTGTTTCTTCTGTAGAAGAATCCTCACTGAATGTTGACTTAAGTAGAGCAGGAGTCGATTTCTCGAATTCCTTGAAATTCTCCGCAGTGAATAAATGGGGAATGGGGGAAAAGACGGTATTGAAAGGAACAGTGACCGCTGTTCAAAGTAGTGGCCGGTTCTTAGTGAGGACCACGCCTCTGCGTCCACGGCGAGACATCCAGCATCCAGAGACAGAACGGTGACAGTCAGCGTGACTTTGAAGGGCTTGCTGGATTTAAGGAGTCCCTTCTCTTCCATCTTGGTGGCTACTCTTTTGTAgcaaaagatgaggaggaagcgTAGAAGGAAACCCAGCAAGAACAGCCCATGACACAGGCTGTGTGAATCCATTGTCTTGATGACTGCTTCCCTTTGCTGTCGTGGTAGTAGACCACTGTGGTGATTTTGGCATACCATTATCCCTTTATGGTCATCACGTGTCTCCCTGAAAACCAAATAGGGCATGCTGAGGGTAAGGGCAGAAATCCAGATTCCCAAGACAGTTCGGGAAGCCCAGTGTGGGTTTCGGTGCTTCTGGGACCACTCTTCTGGGTGAAGCGTGAGAAGATAATGACCAACACTGatggcagagaggaagaaaacagaggcaaAGATGCTCACAGACAAGCGCTGGCTGAAGACTTTGCACAAGACAGTTCCAAAGGCCCACCCTTCAGGCCTATCCTGAAGGTGGGGGTGGCTAGAAATGGCAGAAtcaatacagaaataaaataggagagaaagagatgaaaaaATAAGAGAGTATTGACGgtcttctgacatgaactcaatgtctggctcattgagcttcacctccccccgagagaggagcagctctcctaggccacagaagaggacattgcagccagtcctgaagagacttgataagctaggatcagatggaaggggaggaggtcctcccctatcagtagacttggaaaggggcagggaggaaatgagggagggagggtgggattgggagggaatgagggatggtgctacagctgggatacaaagtaaataacctgtgattaaaataaaaaataaaaattattataaaaaatattttctttgatttttttcataaattctataaggcaaatcttttttttttttttttttttttttcctccaccacacatcacctttttctttctttcagtttggcttggttttgttgaggcagggtctgtctacagtccctggctgttctggaactcagtatgtagaccaggctgccttgaactagcagacatccacctgcctctgcctcccgagtgctgggattaaagacctgcacCATCAATGCCCAACACCTCActgctccatgtgggttctgggggttggATTCAGAGCCTCCTACTTACAGGGCAAGTACATTACTGACAGCTTCCTGGGCTTTCTTGAAGAGTTAAAGGTGGAAGTGAACTGAGTGAAGCCACATGACCAGTGAAGCCTGTGTACGGCCTCCCCGTGTTTGCATCCTCTGGTTTAATTCACCAGAGGACAACACCACTGAGAGTATTCCTGAGGGTTGTCTGGAAGATGTCTGGGTTAGGTTTTCTAATGAAATTTAAGTTCtacccccttttttaaaaaactgattttttaaaaaactgtggaTTTTGCTAATTATACAATTAGTCTAAATTCGTGTATTTTCGTTGGTCGGGTGTGGGGCGGCACTGGTctgccaggctgctttgttatttagatctcagtggaaagacgtgccttcaccctggccttcactgcAGTCACTGATGAGCGGCCAAGGCTAGCTTCTGtcgtttgagacagcaggtgggatgtcttGTCAAGTCACACCTTTTGTCTTTGAGGATTGcacagacaggtggtcaaggTAAAGAAGCTCTGACTTCCCTGTGAATTTgttcattgtactgaggtgcttttgctctgacttaAAAAGGGGTTATTGGAATAAACCAGGGCAACTAATTTCTACTAAAGCCCTCTCAGAAAGATCCCATGTGtcagtttattaatttttctttctgtcctcactcccgactcaggaactgttcgactctgccagCGGGTTCCAGCAGTCAAGCAGCATAGGAAGGAGTTTTGGAGTTTCTAGCCTGACTGAAGTCCTAATTATCTGGAGAGCTCTTAAAACTATGTTGACTATTCCTGAGATTCAATTCTTTCATAATCTAGGATTGACTGAGCATGGATTACAGCAGTGTGAAGCATGACTTTTGCTACTGGGAATGTGAAATAAATGAGAAGATCTATGCTATTTTGGATCCTACATCCCAGAAAGAGATGGACAATCAACCGGTAAGCGAATGAAAAAGAGACCATTTAATGGTATCCAGACCATTAAAGAATGAAAATGTGGTGAGTGGaccagggaaatggctcagtgggtaaaagcatttgTCATGCAAGCCTGGCAATCTGAATCCAGTGCCTGGCACCACGCAAAAAGCTGGATGTCATGGCACACACGTGTAACCCCAGTGTTCCTGCAGGAAGATGGGAGGCAGAATGGAGAATTGTCCAGAAGTGGTGCCAGCTAGCCTGGAGACATGTACGGACATGGCACATATGTGAGAGTACACAAAAagacactttttgtttttgttttaaatcaattTGACACAAATTCCAGTAAgctaggaagagggaacctcaactgggaATTGTGTCTACCATATTGGCCTACAGTCGAGTGTGTGAGGATATTTTCTAGATTAATGGCTAATGTGAGAGGGCCCAGGTCACTCTGGGCAGTGCCATGCCTGGGGGGGCGGGCTGAGTTGTTGAGGaaggtagctgagcaagccacaggaagTGAGCCTGTGGGccgagttcctgccttgacttcgcTCAGTGTTGAACTGTGGTGTGGaagagtaagccaaataaaccctcttcATCTCCCTAAAGAGTCGGTCAgtgttttttttgttctttttttttttacagccagAGAAAGCAAACCAACACACACCCCATAATTAGAAACGCCCGtcttctaaaatatatttatgaaagCTATGACCAAATGTGTCTCATTTACTGTAGGAACACGGTCCATGAATGAAGCTGTGGAAGAGATTTCTTAGGCcctgtgagaaaactccaagtaTACAGGACAAAAGTCTTGTAACCTCTGTTCATCCACAACCTGGGCTGTTTTTGGAATGTGCCTTCATGCCCTTCCCAGGTGTAGTACGAGTGGATTTTACTTTCGACTGCCGATCATCTTACCCATTATTATTCGGAATGATGTTGGTAAGCAAGGGCCTTACCAACATCAGACTGTAAAGCCTAACCTATGTGGCCTTTGCTCATATGCCCTTGCTTAACCCTCATAATATAACTTGTCTGACGCTCTGATGAAGTTGGCTAGTGCATGAAACTTTAGCTAGCCCACCTCGTTTTCAGAGCCGGCTCTTCCAGGCTCACACTGCCAACGAGAGTGGTGACCATCTATGACCTTCAAACTGTTGGTTTACAGAGACAGTATAAAAACTAAGGCAAGGGGGCAGGAGAGCAGCAgaccctgctcttccagaggcccaggttcaattcaactgtgactcacagccatctggaactccagctgTAGGACATCCAACACCTTTTTCTGGCTTTGAGAGAACAGGCATGCCAGCGATGCACAGGCATGCAAACGATaaagaacactcatatacataaaataaaattaagccaGATCAAAGATTAAGGCAGCTCACTCCATTTTAATTAATGTAAGGAATATAACCATGCCGAATTTGAATTCAAAAACTCACTGCTGGATGTCAGAGCCCCTCAAAGAGCCCCACTTACAGCAGTGAGTGATACAGCAGGACCAGAAATCCTGTGTCTGTGACATCACCATAGTTACTGGAGAGCAGGCGGGTGAGCGGTCTGCAAAGCTGATGGTGGAAACAGATTCTGTCATGGTAGGAAGCAGAATATTGAAGCAATTTAGAGAAAGGCCTGCTGTCTAGATGTAAGACATGGGACTCCAGGTGATCCCACAGAAAAGAAAGCTGAAGAGATGGTGTGGGAGGCACAGAGGTTCCTGTGCTCCCAGCAGGAGTGTTAGACCCTCGAGCTGTCTCTGTTTTCCCCCAGAAGGCTGGGTGTGGGTATGGCTAATAGCCCAGTGCTTCTGTGCTAACTGTAGGACGaggccacttcaggctcctcaGGACCCTCATGTTTATCTCACTCATGCTCCCCAGACTCCCACCTTGAGCATTGTTTGTCAGTTAATAGGACCCATGTTTATGGGCAATGTCAGATACTTTACAAAGGGCAGAGGTACTGCCCGCCAACAAAATACCTTGTGGCAAGGCCCCAGCTATGTTTGAGAAtggagattacaggtgtatggCTCATAGGGTCAAGTCATCTAGGGCTTTAGAGCCATATTAATTATATTGCATTTTATTGTTTAGAAACTTGATCTTAGCCACTTCTTGAATGGCCATGTCTGTAgcggaagttttggtttctttaacaaCTCAGTTAGGTTTTGAGGATGttgtcactgtttttttttttcttcctaaatgtCTAGTAAGAGAGGAAGCCTCAAACTAAAAATGAAATCTGTAAATGTATGTTATAGATCGTAAAGATGCTGGCATCTTCCTGTGCCAACACAAAGCCCAGGCGGGGGCTGTGGACCTGGTGAACTCTTTGTGACTGACAGATGGGAGAGAGACAATATAGACTGTTCTGTGGCCACGAGTTTATGGTCACTGTGGGCTTGGGGTGAAGGCACTGCCCTGGCCATCGGGGCTGGTGAGCTGGGCCAGAAGTGAGTCAGGGAAGAGCAGGGTTAGTTTTGGTGAAAGACGGAGGGCTGATATGAGTACCCACCTCACATTACTTAGGTGTCAAGGGTGACTAGTTGTCCTGGGGCTGATGGGTTCCTAAACACCTGAATTTCAATTTTAAAACTTGGAAGGccccacagaaacaaaaacagaaacaaccttGTCACCCTATTGGAAGAATCTGAAGAATTTAGGTTTTCAGTTCTTCACTGGTCCCTAAACAAACCTCAACCTACAGGAAGTAAATGTGTCTGTGCTTTGTCATAGCTTCCCTAATAAAGGAGCTACTGTAATTTGCTTTATTTCTTAATAAAGCacataaattattattttcataatCAGATAGTATTAGAGTGATCACACTATACGTTGCCTAGGAGACTCCAGGCTTATGCCCCTCATCTTATGTTGTTAATGGTGTCCTCTTTGGTCTTAGAAGGGATGACAAATTGGAAGATCACCGttctggttttgtgtgtgtgtgtgagtgtgtgtatgtgcatgtgtgtgtgttttgacttAACACAAGCTAGAATTATCTGAGAAAGGGGTGTAACAATTGAGAGAATGCGTCTGTAAGGCTGCctgcaggacattttcttgattaatgatttatgTGGGGGCCCAGCCTGCAGTGGGGAATGGGTCCATGGTCCTGGTgatacaagaaagcaggctgagcaggccatccAGACAAGCCAGTAAGAGCacgtggtctctgcttcagttcctgcgtCCAGGTTCCCGGTCTGAGTTCACTCAGCAGTGGAGTGTGATTTGGGGAATTTCAAGACAAAAATTGAAAGAAGCCCTTTCCTTCCCCGGTTGCTTTctgtcatgatgttttatcacagcaatagagagcaAACTAAGACATTCATTCTGTCTTTAATACGATAATACGATCATCTTTCCAATTCTTAAACAAAAGTACCGTGTTTTGATCTTGGCAAAGCATGCCAATCTTTATTTCCTGagtttcatgtttttgtttttgagatgattCTCTGCTTACCATGTTTAACAGATAAAATTAAAACGGTCTTCCATTCAGAGGTGCTTGGTCATCACTTATGCAGCCAGAATGTGTCACAGACCCTCAGCACTCCCTCAGTATCTTCATTCTTGACCATCTCACTATTTGATTAACCATCAtggaattttaaattttacttctaaaaatttaaacaatttttcaCAAGTGTTAATAGGCAATAAAACCAGAAGTTGAAAGAGGATTATTACATAAGAGCCGAGAGCCAACACCAATTAAATTAAGTGGAAGGTGGAGGGAGAATTAAGAATTACCCAGTTAAGGAAAACTTTCATTTTGCCAGAGTCTCATGTAGGCATGAAAGccacattaatttttttacatgtatgtatatcatTTTATGCGTATGAATGTTTTACCTCCAATGTACatttgtgtaccacatgtatgcctggtgcccttggaggtcagaattgggcatcagataccctggaactaaagttattGACGGTTGTGAGTCACtacgtggctgctgggaatggaacccgggtcctctgcaagagtaaacGTGCTCCAAACTGCtggcccagctctccagcccctaaagcaATATTTTTCTGAGCAAGGAACTAATGATGTAGCATATGCCTAAACAATTACTAATATAACAACAAAGAGGATTAGATGAGAGGGTGTGTCTGGCACCTAAAAAACTCAGCTTCCAGGTTATTAGACATAACTTCAGACATGGTCCATATTTACTTACAATAAAATTGAGTGTTTATCTGCAAATGTCACCCACAGTAATATCACGTGTACATGgtttttccattttaatgaaAGTTACTGACCACTAGAGGGAGAAACAAGAAAGGATTTGCAAAATTTCATAAATACAACAGGTGATTTAAGTGCTGGCAATGAAATGTGCTGGTTGTGGAATATAGCTCCAGGGGTGGCATTAGCACACAGTGCTTGTTGGAGCCTGTGGGAATAACGTGATAGACTGCGGCTTCTCTAAAAAGACAGGAGCGTGTTGCACGGCTGATTGGCTAAATTATAGTTTGGTCTAATCTGTGCCTTTGACTAAAGAGCAAATACAAAATCTCAACCTGTGTAATTGGATGACTGAAGACAGAGTTAAATGCTCAAGATTTGAAAGGTGAGGACAGTGGCACTTagttgaaaacaaacacaaagcaatttCCCTGTACTTCACAGTAAGTGCATTTGATGATTAAATACTTAATATCATAAATATAGAGAGGTGCTAAAA
Proteins encoded in this region:
- the Gpr33 gene encoding LOW QUALITY PROTEIN: probable G-protein coupled receptor 33 (The sequence of the model RefSeq protein was modified relative to this genomic sequence to represent the inferred CDS: inserted 5 bases in 4 codons; substituted 1 base at 1 genomic stop codon), which encodes MVQKTVNTLLFFHLFLSYFISVLILPFLATXHLQDRPEGWAFGTVLCKVFSQRLSVSIFASVFFLSAISVGHYLLTLHPEEWSQKHRNPHWASRTVLGIWISALTLSMPYLVFRETRDDHKGIMVCQNHHXVVYYHDSKGKQSSRQWIHTACVMGXFLLGFLLRFLLIFCYKRVATKMEEKGLLKSSKPFKVTLTVTVLSLXCWMSRRGRRGVVLTKNRPLLXTAVTVPFNTVFSPIPHLFTAENFKEFEKSTPALLKSTFSEDSSTEETQTLNAETGI